The Argentina anserina chromosome 5, drPotAnse1.1, whole genome shotgun sequence genome includes the window CTTAATCTCTTCCACCTCTTTGTCTCTCTCCTCACTTTCATCCAACCATGGATCCTTACCAGGTActcttctctctcattttttcttcttccactTAATTTCAATTCCTTGAGCTTAATTTTACAATCAATCACTCAATTATCGAAAGATTACAGATTCCTTAACGGCCTCAAGTCTTTCCAGCTCTTTTTAATTGATAATTTTGATATTTAGACCGCAGAGAGATTTATGTGATTGCTTGCGCTTTTGTCTATTGGATTTGATCATGGTTTTGATTTGCTATTGGTTGTTATTATGATGATGCAGCACCGTCCTTCAAGTGCTTACAACTCGCCGTATTGGACCACCAACTCCGGTGCTCCTGTGTGGAACAACAACTCTTCTCTGACCGTTGGCCAAAGAGGTATTTCCCCCTTTTTGAGCTGTTTGAGCTGTTTTTCGACTGCCGAAAACTATCCTTTGTTGCTGTTGTTTACTTGTTTCGTGTTCGAGCTGTTTACTTGTATCGAGATTGTGATGTTCTTCTAATAGCCAACGTTATTTTTCAGAACTAAAGTACGCTTTCGAAATAATAAAAAGGAAGATTGAACATAAATGGTTCCGGAAACCTTTAGCTTAAGTGCAGGGAACGTAATTCATTGTGAGGAAGCTTTAGCAGTTTTGCATTCTAAAGAATTTAATACTTAATTGTGTCTGTTTTCAGGTCCAATTCTGCTCGAGGACTATCACTTGGTTGAGAAACTTGCCAATTTTGATAGGGAGCGTATCCCGGAGCGTGTTGTCCATGCTAGGGGAGCCAGTGCAAAGGGATTCTTTGAGGTCACCCATGATATTTCTCATCTTACATGTGCTGACTTCCTTCGCGCCCCTGGAGTGCAGACCCCTGTCATTGTGCGTTTCTCAACTGTTATCCATGAGCGTGGCAGCCCTGAAACCCTGAGGGATCCTCGCGGTTTTGCAGTGAAGTTTTACACCAGAGAGGTGAGGTTGATGGTGTTGAATGATCTCAACATCCTGTCTTTAGCTGTATAATCATTACTTAAATGGACATTTGTGATTATCATAACTGTATATAATGGAttatgtaaatgtaaatatcatCACTTTCATGATAATTGAATGACCTCAATATACTGAAACTTAGATTAATAACAAGGATTGAGATAGACATTGTGAGAACAGTAGTTGTATATAATTGGTGCAGGTAGCATTCTTGAGAGCTATCATGTAATTTAGTCATTATTAAACCAATCAGTCTGAGAAAACTATGCAGTCTTATCACTTTCCTTTCATTGTTTATTTCAAAATAAAGAAGGGGCTGTCTGTGTGTTTGTGCTTTTTATTTTTGGTGGGTGTCTGGTCCTAATATCCTACGCTGGGTACAATTATGTTAAGCATATGGTAGTTTTCCTGCTACCTGTTCTAGTGCAGGATGTTGATTTCTTGCTAGTATGTTTATTAATTTCATGTAGTttttattgtgttttttttttctttttcaatggtTACTCATATTTTGCATCGTTTTTCTTGATTGTAGGGCAATTTTGACTTGGTGGGAAACAATTTCCCTGTCTTTTTTGTCCGTGATGGAATGAAATTCCCAGACATGGTCCATGCTCTCAAGCCTAACCCGAAGTCCCACATCCAAGAGAATTGGAGGATCCTCGACTTCTTTTCCCACCATCCAGAAAGTCTGCACATGTTCACCTTCCTATTTGATGACCTGGGAATTCCACAAGATTACAGGCACATGGAAGGTTCTGGTGTTAATACATACACTCTTATCAGTAAGACTGGGAAAGCACACTACGTGAAATTTCACTGGAAACCCACATGTGGAGTCAAGTGTTTATTGGATGATGAGGCTGTTAAGGTTGGAGGAGCTAACCACAGCCATGCTACCCAAGATCTGTACGATTCAATTGCAGCTGGGAACTACCCTGAGTGGAAACTTTTCATTCAGACAATTGATCCCGATCACGAGGACAAGTTTGACTTTGATCCGCTTGATGTGACCAAGACTTGGCCCGAGGATATTCTCCCCCTGCAGCCAGTTGGTCGTTTGGTTCTGAACAGAAACATCGACAACTTCTTTGCAGAGAATGAACAACTTGCATTCTGCCCTGCACTTGTTGTCCCTGGTGTCAATTATTCCGATGATAAATTGCTCCAGACTCGAATTTTCTCATATGCTGATACTCAGAGGCACCGTCTTGGCCCAAACTATCTGCAACTTCCCCCTAATGCTCCCAAGTGTGCTCACCACAACAATCACCATGAGGGATTGATGAATTTCATGCACAGGGATGAGGAGGTACTTTGTTATTACCTATCCATTCTTCCAGTATGAGTCCGGTTAACATCCTTTTTCTCATTGGATGCTATTGTTGCTGCACATTCTCATTGCTGAAGAAGCTGAGATGTTACTCTTAACCGTATGCTTCTTTATTCACCTGAATCTGCCCTCATTGGaggttttttttgttgcttttCAGGTTAATTACTTCCCATCAAGATTTGACCCTGTTCGTCATGCTGAGACCCACCCCATTCCTCCTGCTGTCTACACTGGAAGGCGTGAGAGGGTCAGTTTTcattattgattttgattttttttttctgatttccCTTTTACGGTGTCCACTATatgtaaattatattttcGATATTATTTCCCCTCTTATTTCGGGTGTTCCAGCAGCAGATGATAAACTTATATTTGTAGTCAAATAAGTATCACATCTGGACTATTAATGATTCGCTCTAAcacatgatatatatttgtacttaGTAAACATACTCTCTCCTGAGAAATGCCACGATTCTGAGAAACCCGGCAACATATTTCTCTATATTGTAGCGTGGATGTCTCTGTTATGGAAGTGATCATACTGGCTTTGTTGGTTATGCAGTGCATGATTCAGAAGGAGAACAACTTCAAGCAAGCTGGAGAGAGATACAGATCTTTTGATCCCGACAGGTACCTTTCCCTATGATGTCTGTACAAGCAAATAGATGTACTTTGGTATATATTACAATGTTTTATTTCCTCTATTTCAGGCAAGAACGGTATATCCGCAGGTGGGTAGATGCCCTTTCTGACCCACGTTGCACCCATGAGATTCGCAGCATTTGGATCTCATACTGGTCTCAGGTGAGTCTTTTTGCCAAGTATCACGTTATGAATTTGTGGAGTtggaacatttttttttctaagaaTGTGAGAGTTGGTATTAGCCTGAACGTCAGGTTTTGATGCTATATGCTGGTATTGGCAATGCAGGCTGATAAATCCCTGGgtcagaaactcgcatctcaTCTTAATGTGAGGCCGAGCTTTTGAGATTGAAATTGAACATGTTCAAGTTGGGCAAGAAAAACATATCTGTGAGAGGATAAGTCTGCACGTTATATTTGTCAGTCCTTGAAATATGTTACCCTAAACGTCAGCATGTAATGTGACCCGTTCCTCCAGTGTAATAAGTGCCGGTCATATGCGGCGATCATATCTTGTTTCCAAAAATTACATACATAATATTATTTAGTAATACATGTTTAATATACTTGAACAGTTGACATGTTGCATATTATGTTGCATATTGCATATTATGTAATACTTCGTGCATGATCAAACCAGGATGCTAGATTTCTCGGTTCTCAATTGTTTCACCTTTTCAACATGCATGTCCCGCACTACTAGCTATTGGAGCAATGGGCACGGACTCATTGGGGACGAAGTTGATTTTTGTACCCATATAACATTAATAGGGACGGTCATGATTGTTTCGTTCCAATTTTAGATGCATTTTATATGTGCAGCGTGAATAATATCAAGGAACCAAAGCTATTTTGCCCAATGTCCGTCTCCATAATGCACATACCAAAGCCATTTTGTCCAATGTCTACCTCCATTATGCACATATTGTAGCTTGCTCTTTAGATATGTCCGGTCTGTCTCCATATAATACTTCTCTTTTCCCCGAAAGAAAAGAGTCGAAGACTAGGTTGAGCAAAAAACCAACCTCCTCCGATTAAATTAACACTTTGCCCGTCCCCCTAATTCCTCAGATTTTGCTGGATTTCTGAATAATTCGATGGGTAACCCTTGCCATTTGCAAAAAACCAACCTCCTCTAACCCGGTCTGGCGGCTAGTCCTTTCGCAGTCGTTGGACATGTCGTGTTTCCTCTATGTGGGTGTTTGCGAGTCGTAGAAAGAGATCAACGACGGTTTGCGACATCGATTCGATGGGGGAAGGGCTTGGGTCGTCAAATCTATAGAGGTGCGACCTGGATCGGCTTGGATTGTTTGGATCTGGGTCGGGTTCCATGGTTATAGTCGGGTGCAGATCTGTGATGCGTTCTCTTACAGCAGCGGAGCAAAGGGCAACTTGACGACGGTGGAGTCCGGCCAGACTTTTGCTCATCTTTGTAAGCCTGGAGATCGTCCAGGTCATTTTCATTGAACACAAAGGTCGGTGTTCGATACTCCTTCATTAGGTAGGGCTAAGATTCTTAAATGACAAAGGTAGGACTTTGTGTGGCAAAGAGTACTGATTGTAATTTCGTGTGGTATCTTGTTAAATATTCAGGTCCTAGACAAGTGTGtgctaaaataaaaaacttgcCATATGTATCATTCTTGTTTGCTTGGTTTGATGTGGCTGCTTTCTTGCTTTTGTTCTGTGCTTGCTTTCTGTTTGCTTGTAGTACTCCACCCAACTAATTCAAAATGAGATATTGTGTAAATGAAATTGCTTGGTTCAGTACATTGGATTACACATTTAAGGATTTTTCCATGAAACTGTTTCTTGCAAGATTGGAGTTGATGTTGGAGCTCCTTGAGTCCCAAAGCCTGAAGCATCATGTTGCTGCTTCATTGGCTTTGCATGAATTGGCTACAAAAGCCACTCCACTCTCTCATGTAGATGCAGTTCCTCCAGCACCAAAGTCACATGTATTTACTATATTGGTTTAATGAACTTATAACATTGTGATTTTTCTTTACTTCAAATTTCTAAGGGGATCAATGTGTTTATATTTCGCTTAATAATTAGCAGTGGTGTTATTGAACGTCCACTGATCAGATTTACTGTTTGCTTTGATTGTCAAAGTGCTTGAGCATTGAGGAGGTTTAAGGAGtgtttttatttcttctgATATACATCCTTCTCTTGAGAACATTATTGTAAAGGGGTTTTGAAcatctaaaaatataatacatcTAATTATTGCCTAGACTATGGCTAGTTGATGATTGCTAGGGCTGtattttgaaattattatAGCGAGACATTTGTGGTCAAATGTGTTTCAACACTGTGCTCAAACAAACTGATTCCTGGCATGTATGTTTAGATCTCTAACTTTCTGATGTGATTACTGTGTTCTATTTTCAGGTGTATTTAGGTGAGCAATACGTAAACAATCCAACGCTTTCTGATATAACATTCTTAGTTAATGGTGGGGATTGTTCTTGATCCTGGCCCTTATCTTTACTTTGGTCACTTCTGTTGTTCAATTTATTTTAACTGTGTAAATGTTCCAATTCTTTATTTGATTCATAGCTGTTTCTAAAGGGTGAACATTTACTGAATCCAATCCTCATCTCCCCACATTTCATATGCAAACAATGATAATAAAAACGCAACAGTAGATTGATTCCTTAAACTGGTCACTGACTTGTTCTATATATTTGTAAACTGGCTAAGCGTAAACTTATCCCACAAAAGAATGGATGAAGTAATAGCTCatagaatatatatttttctgtgTGTGCTTGTTCATTTGCCTTTTTTATTATTCATATTaacaaagtgaaaaaaaatgtttgcAGAAAAGAGATGCCAAGGATGTAGAGATTCCAAATATTCGATGGGGGGTGTTTAAACTGATGATGAGGTAGGCTACTTAATTACCCCTAGTTAAGAGTAAAAGTTGATTGAACCCTCTTTGATCATTGTGATCTTCTTTCTCCTCCTAGATTCATATACACGGGATCAATTGATGTTGATTTGGATATTGCTCATGATCTCCTCAAAGCTGCTGATCAGTATCTTCTGGAAGGTCTTAAGCGTCAATGTGAACATGCCATTGCGCAGGTTGGCAAGCtattttcaatttgaattGTGATTACTACTCTGCTTGGTTATAattttagtttctgatttattGTCATTTTCTCTCAAATGATAATATGTGTGGGGAACGTGGCTCTCATGTTATCAGAGGCATATACTGCCATGTCGTTGATGCAACCATGCATTCTGTTTATACTAAAGCAGTTTGATAAGTAGAGCAAGAAACCATGGTAAGTAGATCTCATTCCTTTACTGCCGAGTTTTCATTCTTTATCTAAATATGATCACCTATGTTTTCACCCTCAATGCATGTCAGTTTGTTAGGAATGAGTGTTTTTCATGTAATTGTGTCATATTTCATGCAGTTATATACAAACACCAATACTAACTAGTATAGAAGGTCATGGAGGTCTGAGATATTGGGATGCTTGATGATGATTGAGAGACTACAGGCAAACCATCACTATGTTGGCTCAACTGATCTTAAGTGTcttattgtttttcagttttgatttttgatttcATTCCAGTACTATACTAGTTTTGTACATTACATGTTTTTGAAACCAATATACTTTTAATCAGTCTTAATGCAATATTGTTGTTTGtatttcaggatgaaataattgtgtattattgaatgatatgggggcctatatataggcattacaaaaccacaatccggTAGGATTCaaagtcctaatctattacggagatgctaatctatctcataacaagaaacctattaggctaagacacacaatggtagaataataattctcccggaacactctcttgtgtcgcatgcctaggttgcatggtgcacacatcgttgtctcggtaaaaactttgtcaagtaaaataaaaacctcttgggtaaaaataaaagcttgatcgaatgGAAAAAGAGCCCAacacaccgtctacatttgatagcatcatgtgaggtagactcctcctgattagtgccataatcatggagtacaaagaacaacgtacacaacgttcattacgtgcttctcaaacgtagtattgggctaatgattaatgattaatctagcctcacatccttagatcattcatgctatacttagtcaaatttagatcttaggaaacaagattgcataacaactcaaaacaagagtttacaatgaaaatcagattctcgggtagaatgacattcACTCGCTTAAAcgaccataacttcttcgtcaaaataggtatcagcgaaccgtaaaatgttctggaaagtagacacccgtggctttccaatgacataaagttcacaacctaatccgatcggagcagttcacagtgctctgtcgaagttgactgacttgcaaatttccggacaggactatcttattttgttaaaacggccataactcactcaatatgatagctatgaacaaatggttggtctccctggaaagtagacacatagacctttccaacggtaccaatttcaccatatttcatcgagtgagctgtcttgtaggtctcgttgaagttgacctacgaaactggacagattatgatttgtcacattcaatgtgtctttcgcaaaaagaatgggggaatagaccaatgaatgactgattttggtccgaagCGGAACCGTACGTATCctttacgctaccagtgtcgactgctacaccaaggcgtacgttgatgttgctggagctgctggcggcgttggtgtggataggatttgtgttggttcactaagtgtagaactaaacctatgtcaaaggagcaatgcaagtccaatgacgatgcataagcgcatagttaatcacgtcataatgaaagtaaTAGTATCTCAagaacacttacatatattaatctatagctcattcaatctcttcatcatctatacttagacggaataaagaatcaagaattagctttcatatgaacacatatgggtatgagttcttacaatcaattgtactacgttctctcgaacgtcacaacctgattacataagctctccgtggtctggaggcatttaaagtcctttaggcactttcatatatgcgtcaagatccctttacagatattctatgaccactatcatatgctgcaaatcagttttcatggacactactactgatcaagtagcggaaagcaattatatcaataacgagagaatataactcatcgtagttaatagtaggataatgagacaatctttgcgccataagttctgcaaatattgcatgacttcataTTTCTCATTACATTTACGAACAatgaccaacataacaagtctagttcagtctgtattgattctttccacttaagtcaagttgctcatcgttgatgctttacaacggaatacgagcataagcgaatacatcatcaatcatgggagatcaatccattaaacacatgcgtgcgctgtatacgatcaattcattagatttatattcttctctaacatcaacaaaatgagtctgtagcgtcccacagaaacttagttgatacacatgtttagagaatatctcttgatgatgggcgaaatacttgtgcctacgcatttcgcttctttttggttttgattccagagaataatggtctccccctcatctaggtaggagccaagaccgaagctatgacccttattagtccatctttgcgtttgccgccattgttttgtggtgcaataccacgggcgccgacaacaccacagcgtacgatggtgccatcgccggcttccttcccactatcagggatggtgctaacggtgctaggaccaggtcatatgaaattctctcatattctgagagttccaaccttaccggcacatcacagcatttatgtacgatctcgtcactttcgcaatatcggtaaagtcattgagtatcgaatctttgactttctgaaggtagataatgcgttgcacattttgctcactttgagtagtgcgggatcttaatgagacacagtgccacaccacgtcaattcctggcgttaaaaccggaacgagagcattccatatctccccctaacgacgggaagtatgtctcatcaaagtgaccgtctgctaatatcgcaggatagagatcaacagttgtagattggaaatagcggacaagtgttggtgattcataaatcataaccaaccagaatacttaatcgtttcaagtagacctattgagataactacaatagagtcacataaacaactttaaccaaataggcgttagtgaaaagaacctTGAgaccgtatccagtgaccatctggtatgcactaaacgcttggcaagttgtgggtctgaaacgaataaatGTCGCTGCATgtaacatcattacatatccccatgcaaaaatcggcaggttagtacccataaccaagtccgagctctgctggaTCGTgcaatgaatgaacatgaggaataatatgttcaacgacgatcccagtagatatgcaaaacgaaatcatcaaagtcgtggaggtgaactctccaacggtatccaatcaaatagatttgagaggatgagaagggtggtgagcccttagtatgatgatcatagctaaaaacttagcaaatgcagcgttccttgtggaaagcaaagcgacgtgtgaccaacgcgtcgattctcttaacctataccataaaaataccaaaaaacgtctgcattcggttggatatggtccactaatgtcaccttaaatactttgtaagaatggaatgttctcggttggagccttagcaaataaggactttcttgaaatctagcaaaagaacaagctttacAAAATGAGCGATAGGCATCAGAGATTcttatggaggcattagaaaacacgggaggcatcagaAGCtcatgtgaaggaggggatgccgccaccgacgaccttaatgccatggagccaccGGGAGGGGTTGGCTCGGCCTCAtcgtgcatggcacggataggcacggcctcaccgtgtggagcacgggtgaggtgttcctccaatcgcttcgtgaacatgaaaaatagatgatcatgtgaatttcaatgAACTCGAATCATTATATttcgttcaaaatgaccaaaaaatgatcatgtcaaaaccgaggagatagcaaaaccgaacccatgattcaaagaatcttgagttacataaagctactgctgtaggctaacaaagctactgtctaagcttgaaaaagttaatgtcaatgaaatctgacatattcattcctctccattcttaacacaaatatcaagatgaaaatccatcattggcatgtatgggcctttaaaacttagcacgACACGAAGATAtgaaacacaatctccgcacgagatccgtaaaacaactacctgcgccgtaggacagtgtgggtggttacgcaataaGCAaaacactcgatttcacggcgggacatgctcaaaataaaattaagagagtcaacaacgcggtgaacttctctagacaatacgccataggatattgtaagacgggggattgaaacaaatgtgcaatctcatcgagtgtatcacatggcaatagaa containing:
- the LOC126794032 gene encoding catalase, with amino-acid sequence MDPYQHRPSSAYNSPYWTTNSGAPVWNNNSSLTVGQRGPILLEDYHLVEKLANFDRERIPERVVHARGASAKGFFEVTHDISHLTCADFLRAPGVQTPVIVRFSTVIHERGSPETLRDPRGFAVKFYTREGNFDLVGNNFPVFFVRDGMKFPDMVHALKPNPKSHIQENWRILDFFSHHPESLHMFTFLFDDLGIPQDYRHMEGSGVNTYTLISKTGKAHYVKFHWKPTCGVKCLLDDEAVKVGGANHSHATQDLYDSIAAGNYPEWKLFIQTIDPDHEDKFDFDPLDVTKTWPEDILPLQPVGRLVLNRNIDNFFAENEQLAFCPALVVPGVNYSDDKLLQTRIFSYADTQRHRLGPNYLQLPPNAPKCAHHNNHHEGLMNFMHRDEEVNYFPSRFDPVRHAETHPIPPAVYTGRRERCMIQKENNFKQAGERYRSFDPDRQERYIRRWVDALSDPRCTHEIRSIWISYWSQADKSLGQKLASHLNVRPSF